The following are encoded together in the Cicer arietinum cultivar CDC Frontier isolate Library 1 chromosome 2, Cicar.CDCFrontier_v2.0, whole genome shotgun sequence genome:
- the LOC101511604 gene encoding transcription factor BIM2 — MKAGKVNHEEDEYDEEDFNSLKKQGSSSAPNTNNKDGKATDKASVIRSKHSVTEQRRRSKINERFQILRDLIPQCDQKRDTASFLLEVIEYVQYLQEKVQKYEGSYQGWNQETSKLMPWRNSHWRVQNIVGQPPAVKNGSGLVSPFPGKFDESNVSISPTMLSGTQCMIEPEQSRDIVSKIAERQPDLASKGIPLPMAMHANMSVPVRSDGVLAHPLQGTVSDAQSTECPATSEQLNHQDELTVEGGTISISSVYSQGLLNNLTQALQSAGLDLSQANISVQIDLGKRANKAPSGTTSSPKNHDNPVCSNQAIAHFRDGIIREDSDQALKRMKTYK, encoded by the exons ATGAAAGCAGGGAAAGTGAACCATGAAGAAGATGAGTACGATGAGGAAGACTTCAATTCCTTGAAGAAACAAGGTTCTTCCTCTGCCCCTAACACCAACAATAAAG ATGGAAAAGCTACTGATAAGGCTAGTGTAATAAGATCGAAACATTCTGTAACTGAGCAGCGAAGAAGAAGCAAGATAAATGAGAG ATTCCAAATATTGAGGGATCTCATACCTCAATGTGATCAAAAGAGGGACACGGCTTCATTCTTATTAGAG GTGATTGAGTATGTTCAGTACTTACAGGAGAAGGTACAAAAATATGAAGGCTCATATCAAGGTTGGAATCAAGAGACGTCAAAGTTGATGCCATGG AGAAATAGCCATTGGCGTGTCCAAAACATTGTTGGTCAACCTCCAGCTGTAAAGAATGGTTCAGGTCTGGTATCGCCATTTCCCGGAAAGTTTGACGAAAGCAACGTTAGTATCTCTCCAACAATGCTTAGCGGCACTCAGTGTATGATAGAACCTGAACAGAGTCGGGATATTGTCAGCAAGATAGCAGAGAGGCAACCCGATTTAGCAAGCAAGGGAATTCCTCTTCCTATGGCTATGCATGCAAACATGTCCGTTCCTGTCAGAAGCGATGGTGTACTTGCCCATCCTCTTCAGGGAACTGTTTCCGATGCACAATCAACTGAATGTCCCGCGACTAGTGAACAACTGAACCATCAGGATGAACTTACAGTTGAAGGAGGGACAATTAGCATCTCAAGCGTATATTCCCAAGG GTTGTTGAACAATCTAACTCAGGCGCTACAGAGTGCTGGGTTAGATCTGTCACAGGCTAACATTTCAGTTCAAATTGATCTTGGGAAGCGAGCAAACAAAGCACCAAGCGGCACAACCTCTTCCCCCAAG AATCATGATAACCCTGTTTGTAGCAATCAAGCAATTGCACATTTTAGAGATGGTATCATTAGAGAAGACTCAGATCAAGCTCTAAAAAGAATGAAAACATACAAGTGA
- the LOC140919356 gene encoding uncharacterized protein: MIDVVLDGNCEFRAIAALLGFGAQGKDKWMYIPDLSYVIATLYNIILVSLSHNLNMTFFPLNKAPSKESSHHSLLAIGFVNENHWVQIKLKFNCPLPPTSQKWKDFCSECAKTWEIAYAARMKHWEHIDLTFIKSSCISLNEY, encoded by the exons ATGATAGATGTTGTGCTTGATGGAAATTGCGAATTTCGTGCAATTGCAGCATTGTTAG GATTTGGTGCTCAAggaaaagataagtggatgtATATACCAGACTTgagttacgtgatagcaacactaTATAATATCATATTGGTTTCGTTGTCTCATAATCTAAATATGACATTCTTTCCGTTAAACAAAGCACCATCGAAAGAGTCTTCTCATCACTCTTTACTAGCAATTGGATTCGTCAATGAAAATCATTGGGTACAG ATCAAATTGAAGTTTAATTGTCCTTTGCCACCCAcctcacaaaaatggaaagacttTTGTAGTGAGTGTGCAAAGACATGGGAAATAGCTTATGCAGCACGTATGAAGCATTGGGAACACATTGATCTAACATTTATcaaatcatcttgtatttcattaaatgaataTTAG